A single genomic interval of Bacillus smithii harbors:
- the eat gene encoding ethanolamine permease yields the protein MTNNTNNHLNKELRPIHLWGIAVGMVISGQYFGWNYGFEQGGTIGLAIASMIVIIFYTTFIFSYSELSTSIPHAGGPSAYARKAMGPYMGFLTGLACLLEFVFAPPAIAVATGAYIHFLIPNIDAVYATVAVFSFFILINLIGVKEAAIIELVATVLALIGLIIYYAAGLPHIKSSNLMGDLSFSNGWTGVFSSIPFAIWFFLAIEGGAMAAEEVRNPKKDIPKGFISGICTLAVATVFTLIVTSGLGGGEGKPADYPLPQALASVYGENNIMPITVAVIGLFGLIASLHGIIIGYSRQTFALARAGYLPRFLSEISKKGVPHWGLIVPGIIGVASAGSASFANSLIILSVFGAITMYCLSLISLFVLRKKEPHMERPFKVSYPVVPGIALFLGIISFFCVLKYSVLTTNLPIVGVKIPLIAVILFVFGAGSIYYLLVGAKKIRPISEEFVSIEDVAPSQKNVSL from the coding sequence ATGACAAATAATACGAATAACCATTTAAACAAAGAATTAAGACCAATCCATTTGTGGGGAATCGCAGTAGGAATGGTGATTTCAGGCCAGTATTTCGGATGGAATTACGGATTTGAGCAAGGAGGAACGATAGGATTAGCAATTGCTTCAATGATTGTCATCATTTTTTATACGACTTTCATATTTAGTTATTCAGAACTCTCTACATCCATTCCACACGCTGGGGGGCCATCCGCCTATGCAAGAAAAGCAATGGGTCCTTATATGGGATTTTTAACGGGTTTAGCCTGTTTGCTTGAATTTGTTTTTGCTCCACCTGCTATTGCTGTTGCGACAGGTGCCTACATTCACTTTTTAATTCCAAATATCGACGCTGTGTATGCTACAGTAGCCGTATTTTCATTTTTTATTTTAATAAATCTAATAGGAGTAAAAGAAGCCGCAATCATTGAGCTGGTTGCCACCGTTTTAGCGTTGATCGGTTTAATTATATACTACGCTGCAGGGCTGCCGCATATAAAGAGTTCAAATTTAATGGGGGACCTCTCATTTTCTAACGGCTGGACTGGAGTCTTTTCCTCTATTCCTTTTGCCATTTGGTTTTTCCTTGCAATTGAGGGAGGGGCAATGGCAGCGGAAGAAGTTCGTAACCCTAAAAAAGATATACCTAAAGGATTTATTTCTGGAATTTGTACATTAGCAGTTGCAACAGTTTTCACGTTGATTGTGACTTCGGGACTTGGTGGAGGAGAAGGAAAACCTGCAGATTATCCACTTCCGCAAGCATTGGCCAGCGTTTATGGTGAAAACAATATCATGCCAATAACTGTCGCCGTTATTGGATTATTTGGATTAATAGCAAGCCTGCACGGTATCATTATTGGCTACTCCCGCCAAACGTTTGCGTTAGCCAGAGCGGGATATCTGCCGAGATTCCTTTCAGAAATTTCAAAAAAAGGCGTTCCGCATTGGGGATTAATCGTACCGGGGATCATAGGAGTAGCTAGTGCCGGTTCAGCTAGTTTCGCTAATTCTTTGATTATTTTATCTGTATTTGGCGCAATAACGATGTATTGCTTGAGTCTCATATCACTATTTGTATTACGCAAAAAAGAACCACATATGGAACGACCTTTCAAGGTAAGTTATCCAGTTGTACCGGGAATAGCACTCTTTTTAGGAATTATTTCGTTCTTTTGCGTGTTAAAATATAGCGTTTTAACAACCAATCTCCCTATCGTTGGAGTCAAAATTCCATTAATCGCTGTCATTTTGTTCGTATTTGGCGCAGGAAGTATTTACTACCTATTAGTAGGAGCAAAGAAAATTCGTCCTATATCCGAGGAATTTGTCTCTATCGAAGACGTCGCACCTAGTCAGAAGAATGTATCGTTATAA
- a CDS encoding YpdA family putative bacillithiol disulfide reductase: MLKEECIIIGGGPCGLAAAISLKETGKNPLIIEKGNIVDTIYRFPTHQTFFSSSDKLAIGDVPFITVERKPKRNDALTYYREVVKRKQLRIHRFEEVKDVTKQSNGTFFVKTTKEVYETPYVVVATGYYDHPNYMNIPGEELDKVYHYFKEAHPFFDTDVVVIGGKNSAVDAALELHKSGARVTVLYRGKQYSESIKPWILPEFDSLIRHGEIVMEFNAHVKEIKQNSVLYTVGSIDKEIANDFVFAMTGYHPDHEFISKMGVEIIPETGRPNYNPDTMETNVEGIFIAGVIAAGNNANEIFIENGRFHGELIAAAIAEKEQAS; encoded by the coding sequence ATGTTGAAGGAAGAATGCATCATTATTGGAGGAGGGCCATGCGGTTTGGCGGCAGCCATCTCGTTAAAAGAAACAGGAAAAAACCCACTCATTATTGAAAAAGGAAATATTGTGGATACGATTTATCGTTTTCCCACTCATCAAACTTTTTTCAGTTCAAGCGATAAACTGGCAATTGGCGATGTTCCTTTTATAACGGTGGAACGGAAACCAAAAAGAAACGATGCCTTAACGTATTATCGTGAAGTGGTGAAAAGAAAACAGCTTCGCATCCATCGTTTCGAAGAAGTAAAAGACGTAACGAAACAATCGAACGGTACCTTTTTCGTCAAAACGACAAAAGAAGTGTATGAAACTCCATATGTAGTTGTCGCAACTGGCTATTACGACCATCCCAATTATATGAATATACCAGGAGAAGAATTGGACAAAGTCTATCATTATTTCAAAGAAGCTCATCCGTTTTTTGACACTGATGTCGTCGTGATCGGCGGCAAAAATTCGGCTGTTGATGCTGCATTGGAGCTGCATAAATCAGGAGCGAGAGTGACGGTTTTATACAGAGGAAAACAATATTCGGAAAGTATAAAACCGTGGATTTTGCCGGAATTTGATTCCTTGATACGTCATGGAGAAATTGTGATGGAATTCAACGCCCATGTGAAAGAGATCAAGCAAAACTCAGTTCTATATACGGTTGGAAGTATTGATAAAGAAATCGCAAATGATTTTGTATTCGCCATGACCGGGTATCATCCTGACCATGAATTCATCAGCAAAATGGGAGTGGAGATTATACCGGAAACAGGAAGGCCAAACTATAATCCCGATACGATGGAAACGAATGTTGAAGGGATCTTTATCGCAGGCGTGATTGCTGCCGGGAACAATGCCAATGAAATTTTTATAGAAAATGGCCGTTTTCATGGCGAACTCATAGCGGCGGCGATTGCAGAAAAAGAACAAGCAAGCTAA
- a CDS encoding IS1182 family transposase, whose amino-acid sequence MLTKNTQMNRDQIEMIALDQLVPADHLVRKIDAAIDFSFIYSLVQDMYSSERGRPSIDPVVLIKMAFIQYTFGIRSMRKTIEEIETNLAYRWFLGFGFYDKVPHFSTFGKNYERRFKDTDLFEQIFYRILKEAADKKLISSEHVFIDSTHVKASANKHKFEKKVVRKETKAYQARLQDEINADREAHGKKPFPPDKFGKEEYKEIKESTTDPESGYYVKDERTKQFAYSFHAAADRNGFVLGAIVTPGNIHDSSVLEPLLEKVIEKHGKPVVVAADAGYKTPAVAQYIFENDMTPALPYTRPRTKDGYFKKHEYVYDEYYDCYLCPQGQVLKYATTTKEGYRQYFSDPVQCKDCPFLSKCTQSKEHKKLIQRHVWEFYLEEADHLRHTQENKSIYARRKETIERVFADAKEKHGMRWTTLRGLKKLSMQAMLTFAAMNLKKMACWTWKSPAIT is encoded by the coding sequence GTGCTAACAAAAAATACACAGATGAATCGTGATCAAATAGAAATGATAGCTTTAGACCAACTTGTACCTGCAGATCATTTGGTTCGTAAAATCGACGCTGCTATTGATTTTTCATTTATCTATTCGCTTGTTCAAGACATGTATTCATCGGAAAGAGGTCGACCAAGTATTGATCCAGTTGTATTGATTAAAATGGCTTTCATCCAATATACCTTCGGTATTCGTTCCATGCGAAAAACTATAGAGGAAATCGAAACGAATCTGGCTTACCGTTGGTTTCTTGGATTTGGTTTTTATGATAAGGTACCTCACTTTTCAACGTTTGGGAAAAACTACGAGCGACGCTTTAAGGATACAGACTTATTTGAACAGATATTCTATCGCATTTTGAAAGAAGCTGCAGATAAGAAGCTGATAAGCAGTGAGCATGTCTTTATTGATTCTACTCATGTCAAAGCGAGTGCGAATAAGCATAAATTTGAGAAGAAAGTGGTTCGAAAAGAAACGAAAGCCTATCAAGCACGTCTACAAGATGAGATAAATGCTGATCGAGAAGCACATGGAAAAAAGCCATTTCCTCCAGATAAATTTGGGAAAGAAGAATATAAAGAAATAAAAGAAAGTACCACTGATCCGGAAAGTGGTTACTACGTAAAAGACGAGCGAACAAAACAGTTTGCTTACTCATTCCATGCTGCTGCGGATCGAAATGGCTTTGTTTTGGGGGCTATTGTAACGCCAGGGAATATTCATGACAGTTCCGTATTGGAGCCACTTCTTGAAAAAGTCATAGAAAAACATGGAAAACCGGTTGTAGTTGCTGCTGACGCTGGATATAAAACTCCCGCCGTTGCCCAATACATATTTGAAAATGATATGACCCCTGCTTTACCTTATACTCGCCCTCGTACAAAGGATGGTTATTTCAAAAAACATGAGTATGTTTACGATGAATACTACGATTGTTATCTTTGTCCGCAAGGACAAGTGTTAAAATATGCAACTACGACGAAGGAAGGCTATCGTCAATATTTTTCTGATCCAGTCCAGTGTAAAGATTGTCCATTCCTTTCGAAGTGCACCCAAAGTAAGGAGCATAAAAAACTGATTCAGCGACATGTATGGGAATTTTATTTAGAGGAAGCTGATCATCTTCGGCATACACAAGAGAATAAGAGCATTTATGCAAGACGGAAAGAAACCATTGAACGTGTTTTTGCTGATGCAAAGGAAAAGCATGGTATGCGTTGGACAACCTTAAGAGGTCTAAAAAAATTGTCCATGCAGGCGATGCTAACTTTTGCTGCAATGAATTTGAAAAAGATGGCTTGCTGGACATGGAAAAGTCCAGCAATAACATAA
- a CDS encoding adaptor protein MecA translates to MNIERLSKNTVKLSISFEELHEKGFAKKQMVEEDAFFWHELFEELIEEIEKRYHFAYDGPVAIEIHTLTEEEVTLIFTLDFLDNDDHTNDAIEELHAGWKREFTPFSIYKCTDFEEIIQLAQRIAKMRMVIPSRIFWKDPFYYVAVDYSQEGMKKNLEPVILEYAERSRLTIHYLEEYGKIIFSNKGIENVYKLFPG, encoded by the coding sequence ATGAATATAGAGCGATTGTCAAAAAATACGGTTAAACTATCGATATCCTTTGAAGAATTGCATGAAAAAGGATTCGCTAAGAAGCAGATGGTGGAAGAGGATGCTTTTTTTTGGCATGAACTGTTTGAAGAATTGATTGAAGAAATTGAAAAGCGTTACCATTTTGCGTATGATGGTCCGGTGGCTATTGAGATCCATACTTTAACGGAGGAAGAAGTAACACTCATATTTACACTTGACTTTTTGGATAATGACGATCATACAAATGATGCCATTGAAGAGTTGCATGCTGGATGGAAACGAGAGTTCACGCCTTTTTCCATTTATAAATGTACGGATTTTGAAGAGATTATCCAGCTTGCTCAGCGTATAGCAAAAATGAGAATGGTGATTCCTTCGAGGATTTTTTGGAAAGATCCCTTTTATTATGTGGCGGTCGACTATTCTCAAGAAGGGATGAAAAAAAATCTGGAGCCTGTTATTTTGGAATATGCAGAGAGATCTCGTCTCACGATTCATTATTTGGAGGAATACGGAAAAATAATTTTTTCCAATAAAGGGATTGAAAACGTCTATAAATTATTTCCGGGATAA
- the prsW gene encoding glutamic-type intramembrane protease PrsW: MLTVLSAGIAPGLALLCYFYLKDQFETEPLLMVLKMFIYGGFLTLPVMFIQYVFSAEGIVHSDFLQAFFSSGMIEELFKWLVLFYAIYGHAEFDEPYDGIVYATSVSLGFATVENILYLIANGVEFAFSRALLPVSSHALFGVIMGYYLGKSKFFSPGKKRTGLFLSLFLPFVLHGLYDYILFLKETWMYVIIPFMLFLWWLGLKKVKDARIVTEHYKKGLLSK; encoded by the coding sequence ATGCTTACTGTTTTATCCGCCGGAATTGCTCCCGGTCTAGCGCTCCTCTGTTATTTTTATTTAAAAGACCAATTTGAAACAGAACCTTTACTGATGGTCTTGAAAATGTTTATTTACGGCGGCTTTTTAACCTTGCCCGTCATGTTTATTCAATATGTGTTTTCCGCGGAAGGAATCGTTCATTCTGACTTTTTGCAAGCTTTTTTCTCATCGGGAATGATTGAAGAATTGTTTAAGTGGCTTGTTTTATTTTATGCCATATACGGACATGCAGAGTTTGATGAGCCATATGATGGCATTGTGTATGCAACTAGTGTGTCATTAGGGTTTGCCACTGTAGAAAATATTTTATATTTGATCGCAAATGGAGTTGAGTTTGCTTTTTCGAGAGCTTTGCTTCCGGTTTCCAGCCATGCTCTTTTTGGAGTCATAATGGGCTATTATTTGGGAAAATCGAAATTTTTTAGCCCTGGAAAAAAACGAACAGGTTTGTTTCTTTCTTTGTTTTTGCCTTTTGTACTTCATGGGCTTTACGATTATATATTATTTTTAAAGGAGACATGGATGTATGTCATCATACCGTTCATGCTGTTTTTATGGTGGCTCGGTCTCAAAAAAGTTAAAGATGCTCGCATTGTGACAGAACATTATAAAAAAGGTCTGTTGTCAAAATAG
- a CDS encoding MFS transporter, with translation MMEKSMWRVLIASIVGSAIEWFDYFLYGTVASLVFNQLFFVSKSPTIGLLFAYTSFALAFFLRPVGGIIFSHIGDKLGRKKTLVLTLSLMGISTFGMGILPTYQVIGIWAPIFLTCLRFIQGLALGGEWGGSVLLAVEYAPKDKRGLFGSVPQMGISVGLILGTLALSVMTLLPEKDFMSWGWRVPFLLSAILVILGLWIRKGIEETPSFKKAQEKGEVSKIPLVDTLRYHWKEVFIAMGTKVVETAPFYIFGTFVVSYATANLHFSKTSALTAVLIGSVTATILAPFIGMLSDRIGRKPIYVSGIVSTILYAFPYFWLLQQKSVALLIIATVIGLGVIWGSINAVQGTLFSEIFTAKIRYTGISLGYQLGAAIAGGTAPLVATALLAEFHQSYVPVALYIILAALISSIAIWTVKDRSNQEIDKELQFDARSKISKIEG, from the coding sequence ATGATGGAGAAAAGTATGTGGAGAGTTTTAATTGCAAGCATAGTTGGCAGTGCCATTGAATGGTTTGATTATTTTTTATACGGAACCGTGGCATCGCTAGTTTTTAATCAGCTCTTTTTTGTCAGCAAAAGCCCCACGATCGGTTTATTATTCGCCTATACTTCATTTGCTTTAGCGTTTTTTCTAAGACCTGTTGGCGGGATTATCTTTAGCCATATAGGAGATAAACTCGGGAGAAAGAAAACGTTGGTCTTAACGCTTAGCTTGATGGGGATTTCAACATTTGGCATGGGGATACTGCCCACCTATCAAGTGATTGGAATATGGGCTCCTATCTTTTTAACTTGCTTACGATTTATACAAGGTTTAGCGCTTGGCGGAGAGTGGGGAGGATCCGTTTTATTAGCCGTGGAATATGCTCCAAAAGATAAAAGAGGATTGTTTGGCAGTGTTCCACAAATGGGTATTTCAGTAGGGTTGATATTAGGCACGCTAGCCCTTTCAGTAATGACGCTGCTGCCGGAAAAAGATTTTATGTCATGGGGATGGCGCGTTCCTTTCTTATTAAGTGCGATATTAGTTATTTTAGGGTTATGGATTAGAAAAGGAATTGAAGAGACCCCATCCTTTAAGAAAGCCCAAGAAAAAGGAGAAGTTTCCAAAATCCCATTAGTGGATACTCTTCGCTATCATTGGAAAGAAGTATTCATTGCAATGGGTACTAAAGTAGTGGAAACGGCACCATTTTATATATTTGGTACGTTTGTTGTTTCTTATGCCACTGCCAATTTACATTTTAGTAAAACGTCTGCTTTAACCGCTGTTCTTATTGGTTCAGTCACTGCCACTATTTTAGCTCCTTTCATTGGAATGTTGTCTGATCGCATTGGACGTAAACCGATTTACGTTAGTGGAATTGTTTCGACTATTTTGTATGCGTTTCCATATTTTTGGTTGCTTCAACAAAAATCTGTAGCGCTATTAATTATCGCAACGGTCATCGGTCTCGGTGTGATTTGGGGATCGATTAATGCTGTCCAAGGCACGTTGTTTTCAGAGATCTTTACAGCAAAAATAAGATATACAGGCATTTCGTTAGGCTATCAACTAGGAGCGGCAATTGCAGGGGGGACAGCACCATTAGTGGCAACCGCTTTATTAGCTGAATTTCATCAATCATATGTACCAGTTGCTCTTTATATCATTTTGGCTGCATTGATCAGTTCGATTGCTATATGGACAGTGAAAGACAGATCGAATCAAGAGATAGATAAAGAACTGCAGTTTGATGCTCGTTCGAAGATATCTAAGATCGAAGGTTGA
- a CDS encoding MerR family transcriptional regulator — translation MTIKSESYKDKKVISIGTVSEITGLSERQIRYYEERKLIFPYRTKKGTRKYSFSDVERLMEIAEMIEEGVQTFEIRKKILKKEKEAVREKMIRGQLNARFGVLRMP, via the coding sequence GTGACTATAAAAAGTGAATCCTACAAAGATAAAAAAGTGATTTCCATTGGTACTGTTAGTGAGATCACAGGATTGTCGGAACGGCAAATTCGTTATTATGAGGAACGGAAATTGATATTTCCTTATCGTACAAAGAAAGGAACAAGAAAATATTCATTCAGCGATGTGGAACGCCTGATGGAGATCGCTGAGATGATCGAAGAAGGAGTTCAGACATTTGAAATTCGAAAAAAGATATTAAAAAAAGAAAAAGAAGCCGTCCGAGAAAAAATGATTCGCGGACAATTAAATGCAAGATTCGGTGTTCTGAGAATGCCGTAA
- the eutC gene encoding ethanolamine ammonia-lyase subunit EutC, protein MNEPDIQQEKGMIEQTGLSQPSIDKIDRDENEKSFHYTASDWLTNVPNPKFSEGIDELRKATPARIGLWRTGTRPLTKTILKFQLDHAAAVDAVNGNVSDHLLKEFNLFTVETCCENKEVYLKRPDKGRVLTEEAVKTIQKKCVKHPQVQIVVSDGLSASAIDANLRDIYPALLDSLEVNGLTQGTPFFVKGGRVACMDHIGEILQPAVFVLLIGERPGLVSANSMSAYMCYRPRKGMIESERTVISNIHSGGTPPVEAGAYIGTVLRKMIDQKASGVRLEL, encoded by the coding sequence ATGAACGAACCGGATATTCAACAAGAAAAAGGGATGATTGAACAGACTGGACTATCTCAGCCATCGATAGATAAAATCGATAGAGACGAAAATGAAAAAAGTTTTCATTACACTGCGAGTGACTGGTTAACAAACGTCCCAAATCCAAAATTTTCAGAAGGAATTGACGAATTGCGAAAAGCAACTCCTGCACGCATTGGTCTATGGAGAACGGGAACTCGTCCATTGACGAAAACAATTTTAAAATTTCAGCTTGATCATGCAGCAGCCGTTGATGCTGTAAACGGAAATGTCTCTGATCATTTACTTAAAGAATTTAACTTATTTACAGTAGAGACTTGTTGTGAAAATAAAGAAGTTTATTTAAAGAGGCCAGATAAAGGTCGGGTTCTTACAGAAGAGGCAGTCAAAACGATCCAAAAAAAATGTGTGAAACATCCTCAAGTACAAATTGTTGTTTCCGATGGGTTAAGCGCAAGTGCGATTGATGCCAATCTAAGAGATATTTATCCGGCGTTATTGGATTCATTAGAAGTTAATGGGTTAACACAAGGAACTCCCTTTTTTGTAAAAGGTGGAAGAGTAGCGTGTATGGATCATATTGGTGAAATTTTGCAGCCGGCAGTTTTTGTTCTTTTAATAGGGGAGAGACCGGGGCTTGTTTCCGCCAATTCTATGAGTGCCTATATGTGCTATAGACCAAGAAAAGGAATGATAGAGTCTGAGAGAACAGTGATTTCTAATATTCATTCAGGAGGCACTCCCCCTGTTGAAGCAGGGGCCTACATTGGCACCGTTTTACGTAAAATGATTGATCAGAAAGCCAGTGGAGTTCGTCTGGAACTATAG
- a CDS encoding ethanolamine ammonia-lyase subunit EutB has protein sequence MKTTITLMDKTYHFKSLKEIMAKANEEKSGDQLAGIQAQDVQERIAARHVLSELTLADIRNNPLLPPEEDEVSRVIEEGINEKIYASIRNWSIAELREYLLSPIVTNNEIAHIRRGLTSEMIAAVTKIMTNLDLIQAASKITVETRCNTTIGQKGRLAGRAQPNHPNDHLQGIKAAIFEALSYGVGDAVIGINPVIDTVDSVKAILNMTKDLMDRWDIPTQNCVLAHVTTQMRAIKQGGTADLLFQSLAGTELGNKAFGINVELLDEANELILKEGTAAGPNVWYFETGQGSELSANAHHGIDQLTLEARCYGLAKRYKPFIVNTVVGFIGPEYLYNSKQVIRAGLEDHFMGKLHGLPMGVDVCYTNHMKADQNDMENLAVLLASAGANFLIGVAMADDCMLNYQSLSFHDIATLRELLHLRPAPEFERWLEKKGIMENGKLTSIAGDPTLFL, from the coding sequence TTGAAAACAACGATCACGTTAATGGATAAAACTTATCATTTTAAAAGTTTGAAAGAAATTATGGCTAAAGCGAATGAAGAAAAATCAGGCGACCAGCTGGCAGGGATACAAGCCCAAGATGTACAGGAGCGTATTGCGGCAAGGCATGTTTTATCAGAGCTAACTCTTGCAGATATTCGTAATAACCCTCTACTGCCTCCGGAAGAGGATGAGGTGTCGCGTGTCATCGAGGAAGGAATTAATGAAAAAATTTACGCATCCATTCGAAACTGGTCAATAGCAGAACTTCGGGAATACCTTTTATCGCCGATAGTAACAAATAACGAAATCGCTCATATTCGCCGAGGATTAACAAGCGAGATGATTGCTGCCGTAACAAAGATCATGACAAATTTAGATTTAATACAAGCAGCATCAAAAATCACTGTAGAAACACGTTGCAACACAACGATTGGTCAAAAGGGACGATTAGCAGGAAGGGCGCAGCCTAATCATCCTAATGATCATTTACAAGGGATAAAGGCAGCGATTTTTGAGGCATTGAGTTACGGCGTTGGGGATGCGGTGATTGGTATTAATCCGGTTATTGATACGGTAGACAGTGTAAAGGCGATTTTAAATATGACAAAGGATTTAATGGATAGATGGGATATTCCAACACAAAACTGTGTTTTAGCCCATGTAACAACCCAGATGAGGGCAATCAAGCAGGGAGGGACAGCGGATTTATTGTTTCAAAGTTTAGCAGGAACGGAATTAGGTAACAAAGCGTTTGGGATTAATGTTGAACTTCTTGATGAAGCAAATGAGCTAATTTTGAAGGAAGGAACGGCTGCTGGTCCGAATGTATGGTATTTCGAAACGGGACAGGGATCAGAACTGTCAGCAAATGCACATCACGGTATTGATCAACTTACGCTAGAAGCCAGGTGCTATGGCCTTGCTAAGCGATATAAGCCGTTTATAGTGAACACGGTGGTGGGTTTTATCGGTCCTGAGTATTTATACAATAGTAAGCAAGTGATTCGCGCGGGACTTGAAGATCATTTTATGGGAAAACTTCATGGTTTGCCGATGGGAGTGGATGTTTGTTACACCAATCATATGAAAGCGGACCAAAATGACATGGAAAATTTAGCAGTCTTGTTGGCTTCGGCCGGTGCCAATTTCTTAATAGGTGTAGCTATGGCAGATGATTGTATGCTAAATTATCAATCTCTTAGCTTCCATGACATTGCCACGCTAAGAGAATTGCTTCACTTGCGACCTGCTCCGGAATTTGAAAGATGGTTAGAAAAAAAGGGGATTATGGAGAACGGAAAGTTAACTTCGATAGCCGGTGATCCCACTTTGTTTTTATAA
- a CDS encoding CBS domain-containing protein codes for MKVRDIMSSNIESCSSQDSLQTVASKMKQLNIGALPVVENGQVTGMITDRDVTIRAVADDNANKNVEQVMTHNVVSVSPDASVEEAAQLMAQHQIRRLPVVENGQIVGMVALGDLSVSEKSNEKAGEALTQISQQNLQ; via the coding sequence ATGAAAGTGCGTGATATCATGTCATCCAATATTGAAAGCTGCTCTAGTCAAGATTCCTTGCAAACAGTGGCCTCTAAAATGAAACAATTGAATATCGGTGCCCTGCCGGTCGTAGAAAACGGCCAAGTAACTGGAATGATTACGGACCGCGATGTAACTATCCGTGCGGTAGCTGATGACAATGCCAACAAAAATGTAGAGCAAGTCATGACTCATAATGTCGTTTCAGTCAGTCCTGACGCTTCTGTTGAAGAAGCGGCTCAATTAATGGCACAACACCAAATCCGCCGTCTTCCAGTCGTAGAAAACGGTCAAATTGTCGGCATGGTTGCTCTTGGCGACCTATCCGTCAGCGAAAAGTCGAATGAAAAAGCTGGAGAGGCACTCACTCAAATTTCTCAGCAAAATTTACAATAA
- a CDS encoding asparaginase, translating into MKKTILVIHTGGTISMQEDKKTGNVLPRQKNPLTEAEKILNQYANIITEEPFQLPSPHITTKEMYELKRLIEEKLKEHSMIEGVVITHGTDTLEETAYFLDLTVQTSIPIVFTGAMRSSNEIGADGLYNLISSIKVASCEEAKDKGVLVVLNDEIHTAKNVTKTHASNVSTFQSPQYGPIGIVTKRAVLFHHTPVSREHYPILDISPKIGLLKIHSGMDSSLFYALKDLNYDGVVIEALGQGNVPPATVPGIKSLVEAGIPVVLVSRCFNGIAEDVYAYEGGGKQLKDLGVIFSNGLNGQKARIKLLIALSITKDVQKIEEMFQL; encoded by the coding sequence TTGAAAAAAACGATATTAGTCATTCATACCGGAGGAACCATTTCCATGCAAGAAGATAAGAAGACAGGAAATGTTCTTCCTCGGCAAAAAAATCCCTTGACAGAAGCTGAAAAAATATTGAACCAATATGCCAATATCATCACCGAAGAACCATTTCAACTTCCATCTCCTCATATTACGACAAAAGAAATGTATGAACTGAAACGCTTGATTGAAGAGAAGCTGAAAGAACATTCGATGATTGAAGGGGTTGTGATCACCCACGGAACAGATACGCTGGAAGAAACGGCCTATTTTCTGGACCTTACCGTCCAAACTTCTATTCCCATTGTGTTCACCGGAGCCATGCGGTCAAGCAATGAAATCGGGGCAGACGGACTATACAATCTGATTTCTTCCATTAAAGTGGCGTCATGCGAGGAGGCAAAAGACAAAGGAGTATTGGTCGTCCTAAATGATGAGATTCATACCGCCAAAAACGTTACCAAAACTCATGCAAGCAATGTTTCAACTTTTCAAAGTCCTCAATACGGTCCGATCGGCATCGTCACGAAAAGAGCGGTTCTTTTTCATCATACGCCCGTTTCCAGGGAACATTATCCGATTTTGGACATTTCTCCGAAAATCGGATTACTTAAAATTCATTCCGGCATGGATTCGAGTTTGTTTTATGCGTTAAAAGACTTAAATTATGATGGCGTGGTCATTGAAGCGCTCGGACAAGGCAATGTACCTCCTGCTACCGTTCCCGGAATTAAAAGCCTTGTGGAAGCGGGAATTCCGGTCGTTCTTGTTTCTAGATGCTTTAACGGAATTGCTGAGGATGTGTATGCCTATGAAGGTGGAGGGAAACAATTAAAAGATTTGGGCGTTATTTTCTCGAATGGTCTGAACGGCCAAAAAGCCCGGATCAAATTGCTTATCGCTTTGTCCATTACGAAGGATGTTCAAAAAATTGAAGAAATGTTTCAATTGTAA